The following proteins come from a genomic window of Pseudomonas sp. J452:
- a CDS encoding membrane integrity-associated transporter subunit PqiC, which yields MSQRLLPFVLLLLGACSSAPPQQFYQLQGSATPPTQGVDGPAVLLGPLQLADYLQRESLMQRHSLQRLDISASGRWAGSLQNDIGQLLLATLANDLQSSRLALYPDRIGFPAQAQIILHISRLDSGPQQPAVLEARWRLLDARGEQRASDLLHLQQAHDGSLDGQVAAQGQLVEQLGQQLAKAVRALPAALLGNPAAAAR from the coding sequence ATGAGCCAACGCCTGCTGCCTTTCGTCCTCCTGCTGCTCGGCGCCTGCAGCAGCGCGCCACCCCAGCAGTTCTACCAGTTGCAGGGCAGCGCCACGCCGCCCACGCAGGGTGTCGATGGCCCGGCCGTGCTGCTCGGCCCGCTGCAGCTGGCCGACTACCTGCAACGGGAAAGCCTGATGCAGCGCCACAGCCTTCAGCGTCTCGACATCAGCGCCAGCGGCCGCTGGGCCGGCAGCCTGCAGAACGATATCGGTCAGCTGCTGCTCGCTACCCTGGCCAACGATCTGCAGAGCAGCCGCCTGGCACTCTATCCGGATCGCATCGGTTTCCCGGCGCAGGCGCAGATCATCCTGCATATCAGCCGCCTCGATTCAGGGCCGCAGCAGCCGGCGGTGCTGGAAGCTCGCTGGCGCCTGCTGGATGCCCGCGGCGAACAGCGCGCCAGCGACCTGCTGCACCTGCAGCAGGCCCACGACGGCAGCCTGGACGGCCAGGTGGCCGCACAGGGCCAGTTGGTCGAACAGCTCGGCCAGCAATTGGCCAAAGCCGTGCGCGCCCTGCCGGCAGCGCTGCTCGGCAACCCCGCTGCAGCGGCCCGCTGA
- a CDS encoding membrane integrity-associated transporter subunit PqiC yields MTVLRLPFVLLLTGLLGLAGCTAHQPIPLYQLDGGNPGVPQQTQGLAVLLGPVSIADYLQREAFLQRQADGSLVPADDARWAGSLAADIDQLLLRQLAARLDSQRLVLAPSNPGFSPDVQVLLSISRLDSGPQHPAVLEAQWRLLDRSGQLRDSRLLRLEQAHAGSPAEQVRAQSLLLQQLVEQLAGAIEPLRNQPTAQSKPAPTPPAPVKPKQQPKIPMVGPTRSNTEVLRF; encoded by the coding sequence ATGACCGTGTTGCGCCTCCCCTTTGTTCTCCTGCTGACCGGCCTGCTCGGCCTGGCCGGCTGTACGGCGCATCAACCTATCCCGCTGTACCAGCTGGATGGCGGCAACCCTGGCGTACCGCAACAGACTCAGGGCCTGGCCGTGCTGCTCGGGCCGGTATCGATCGCCGACTACCTGCAGCGCGAAGCCTTCCTCCAGCGCCAGGCCGACGGCAGCCTGGTGCCCGCCGACGATGCGCGCTGGGCCGGCAGCCTGGCCGCCGATATTGACCAGCTCCTGCTGCGCCAACTGGCCGCCCGACTGGACAGCCAGCGCCTGGTGCTGGCCCCGAGCAATCCCGGTTTCAGCCCCGATGTGCAGGTGCTGCTGAGCATCAGCCGCCTGGATTCCGGCCCGCAGCACCCGGCCGTGCTGGAGGCCCAGTGGCGTCTGCTCGACCGCAGCGGCCAACTGCGCGACAGCCGCCTGCTGCGCCTGGAACAGGCCCACGCCGGTAGCCCGGCCGAGCAGGTACGGGCGCAGAGCCTGCTGCTGCAGCAACTGGTCGAGCAACTGGCCGGCGCCATCGAACCGCTGCGCAACCAGCCCACGGCGCAAAGCAAACCGGCACCAACGCCGCCAGCGCCGGTCAAACCCAAGCAGCAGCCGAAGATCCCCATGGTCGGCCCGACCCGCAGCAACACGGAAGTGCTGCGCTTCTGA
- a CDS encoding exodeoxyribonuclease VII small subunit encodes MARKKAAVDFEQSLADLQQLVERLEGGELSLEDSLTAFEQGIGLTRDCQAALAQAEQKVQILLERDGQLEEAPFDADDQA; translated from the coding sequence ATGGCCCGCAAGAAAGCCGCCGTCGATTTCGAACAATCCCTCGCCGACCTGCAGCAGTTGGTCGAGCGCCTGGAAGGTGGCGAACTGTCGCTGGAAGACTCGCTGACCGCCTTCGAACAAGGTATCGGCCTGACTCGCGACTGCCAGGCCGCCCTGGCCCAGGCCGAGCAGAAGGTACAGATCCTCCTGGAACGCGACGGCCAATTGGAGGAAGCCCCCTTCGACGCGGACGACCAGGCATGA
- the ispA gene encoding (2E,6E)-farnesyl diphosphate synthase, with product MIATYQQRCQTRVDAALESLFDAPRSELARLYQAMRYSVEGGGKRVRPLLVYAACEALDGDLDRADGAACAVELIHAYSLVHDDLPAMDDDDLRRGQPTTHIAFDEACAILAGDGLQSLAFEVLADPRRNPADANLRLSMVLGLARAAGPAGMVGGQAIDLGSVGQRLDQAALEVMHRHKTGALIEASVQLGALASGKADEAVLRSLQAYARAIGLAFQVQDDILDVESDTATLGKTQGKDEANHKPTYPALLGLDAAKAYALELRDQALHALRPFGSSAEPLRALARYIVERRS from the coding sequence ATGATCGCGACCTACCAGCAGCGCTGCCAGACCCGCGTCGACGCGGCCCTGGAAAGCCTTTTCGATGCCCCGCGCAGTGAACTGGCACGGCTCTACCAGGCCATGCGTTACAGCGTGGAGGGCGGTGGCAAGCGGGTACGCCCGCTATTGGTGTATGCCGCCTGCGAAGCCTTGGACGGCGATCTCGACCGCGCCGATGGCGCCGCCTGTGCGGTGGAGCTGATCCACGCCTACTCGCTGGTGCACGACGACCTGCCGGCGATGGACGACGACGACCTGCGCCGCGGCCAGCCGACCACCCACATCGCCTTCGATGAAGCCTGCGCGATTCTCGCCGGCGATGGCCTGCAGAGCCTGGCCTTCGAAGTGCTGGCCGACCCGCGCCGTAACCCGGCGGACGCCAACCTGCGCCTGTCCATGGTGCTCGGCCTGGCGCGCGCCGCCGGCCCGGCCGGGATGGTCGGTGGTCAGGCCATCGACCTCGGCTCGGTCGGCCAGCGACTCGACCAGGCGGCCCTGGAAGTCATGCACCGGCACAAGACCGGCGCACTGATCGAAGCCAGCGTGCAGCTCGGCGCCCTGGCCAGCGGCAAGGCCGACGAAGCGGTGCTGCGCTCGCTACAGGCTTACGCCCGCGCCATCGGCCTGGCGTTCCAGGTGCAGGACGACATCCTCGACGTGGAAAGCGATACCGCTACCCTGGGCAAGACCCAGGGCAAGGACGAAGCCAACCACAAGCCGACCTACCCGGCCCTGCTCGGCCTCGACGCCGCCAAGGCCTACGCCCTGGAACTGCGCGACCAGGCCCTGCACGCCCTGCGCCCGTTCGGCAGCAGCGCCGAGCCGCTGCGCGCGCTGGCCCGCTATATCGTCGAACGCCGCAGCTAA
- the dxs gene encoding 1-deoxy-D-xylulose-5-phosphate synthase — protein sequence MPTTFHEIPRERPATPLLDRAETPVGLRRLAESELETLADELRQYLLYSVGQTGGHFGAGLGVIELTIALHYIFDTPDDRLVWDVGHQAYPHKILTGRRERMASLRQKDGLAAFPRRSESEYDTFGVGHSSTSISAALGMAIAAKLQNSRRKSVAVIGDGALTAGMAFEALNHASDVKANMLVILNDNDMSISKNVGGLSNYLAKIISSRTYSSMREGSKKILSRLPGAWEIARKVEEHAKGMLVPGTLFEELGWNYVGPIDGHDLPTLIATLRNMRDLDGPQFLHVVTKKGKGFAPAEVDPIGYHAITKLEPIKAPVVEAKKPSGPKYSSVFGQWLCDMAAADPRLVGITPAMKEGSDLVAFAERFPERYFDVAIAEQHAVTLAAGMACDGVKPVVAIYSTFLQRAYDQLIHDVAVQHLDVLFAIDRAGLVGEDGPTHAGSFDISYLRCIPGMLVMTPSDENELRQMLTTGYHFDGPAAVRYPRGSGPNTPIDPALEPLAIGKGLVRRRGQKTALLVFGVQLAEALKVGETLDATVVDMRFVKPLDEALVRELAASHELLVTIEENAIMGGAGSAVSEFLAQQGLLKPVLHLGLPDSYVEHAKPAQMLAECGLDEAGIEAAVRARLAQL from the coding sequence ATGCCCACGACTTTCCACGAGATCCCCCGCGAGCGCCCTGCCACGCCCCTGCTCGACCGCGCCGAGACGCCGGTCGGCCTGCGCCGCCTGGCCGAGAGCGAGCTGGAAACCCTCGCCGACGAGCTGCGCCAGTACCTGCTGTACAGCGTGGGCCAGACCGGCGGGCACTTCGGCGCCGGCCTCGGCGTAATCGAGCTGACCATCGCCCTGCACTACATCTTCGACACCCCGGACGACCGCCTGGTGTGGGACGTCGGCCACCAGGCCTACCCGCACAAGATCCTCACCGGGCGCCGCGAGCGCATGGCTAGCCTGCGCCAGAAGGACGGCCTGGCAGCCTTCCCGCGCCGCAGCGAGAGCGAGTACGACACCTTCGGCGTCGGCCACTCCAGCACCAGCATCAGTGCGGCATTGGGCATGGCCATCGCGGCCAAGCTGCAGAACAGCCGGCGCAAATCGGTGGCCGTGATCGGCGACGGCGCGCTGACCGCCGGCATGGCTTTCGAGGCGCTTAACCACGCCTCAGACGTCAAAGCCAACATGCTGGTGATCCTCAACGACAACGACATGTCGATCTCGAAGAACGTCGGCGGCCTATCCAACTACCTGGCCAAGATCATCTCCAGCCGCACCTATTCGAGCATGCGCGAAGGCAGCAAGAAGATCCTCTCGCGCCTGCCCGGCGCCTGGGAGATCGCGCGCAAGGTCGAAGAGCACGCCAAGGGCATGCTGGTGCCCGGCACCCTGTTCGAGGAGCTGGGCTGGAACTATGTCGGCCCGATCGACGGCCACGACCTGCCCACACTCATCGCGACGCTGCGCAATATGCGCGACCTGGACGGCCCGCAGTTCCTCCATGTGGTGACCAAGAAGGGCAAGGGCTTCGCCCCGGCCGAGGTCGACCCGATCGGCTACCACGCGATCACCAAGCTGGAGCCGATCAAGGCTCCGGTTGTCGAAGCCAAGAAGCCGAGCGGGCCGAAATACTCCAGTGTGTTCGGCCAGTGGCTGTGCGACATGGCAGCGGCAGACCCGCGCCTGGTCGGCATCACCCCGGCAATGAAGGAAGGCTCCGACCTGGTGGCCTTCGCCGAGCGCTTCCCCGAGCGCTACTTCGACGTGGCCATCGCCGAGCAGCATGCGGTGACCCTGGCCGCCGGCATGGCCTGCGACGGCGTCAAGCCGGTGGTGGCGATCTACTCGACCTTCCTCCAGCGCGCCTACGACCAGCTGATTCATGACGTGGCCGTGCAGCACCTCGACGTGCTGTTCGCCATCGACCGCGCCGGCCTGGTCGGCGAAGACGGCCCGACCCACGCCGGCAGCTTCGACATCTCCTACCTGCGCTGCATCCCCGGCATGCTGGTGATGACGCCGAGCGACGAGAACGAACTGCGCCAGATGCTCACCACCGGCTACCACTTCGATGGTCCGGCGGCGGTGCGTTACCCGCGCGGTAGCGGGCCGAACACGCCGATCGACCCGGCGCTTGAGCCGCTGGCAATCGGCAAGGGCCTGGTGCGTCGGCGCGGGCAGAAAACCGCGCTGCTGGTATTCGGCGTGCAACTGGCCGAAGCGCTCAAGGTCGGCGAGACGCTGGACGCCACGGTGGTCGACATGCGCTTCGTCAAACCGCTGGACGAAGCCCTGGTGCGCGAACTGGCGGCCAGCCATGAACTGCTGGTGACCATCGAGGAGAACGCCATCATGGGTGGCGCAGGCTCGGCGGTCAGCGAATTCCTCGCCCAGCAAGGCCTGCTCAAGCCCGTGCTGCACCTGGGTCTGCCAGACAGCTACGTGGAGCACGCCAAGCCGGCGCAGATGCTCGCCGAATGCGGCTTGGACGAAGCCGGCATCGAAGCGGCCGTGCGCGCCCGCCTGGCCCAGCTCTAA
- a CDS encoding TonB-dependent receptor domain-containing protein, translated as MKLSRLSIAVALLPCTPVYAASSQDDALKLSETLISANRDVQQRSASSAASTVFTRADIERLQPSSVTELLQRVPGVQVTDNGSGSLASLYIRGTKSAQSLVLVDGMRIGSASSGDSNLQHLNIEQIERIEVLRGPRSAMYGADAIGGVVQIFTRRSSGEGFKPFVRVGYGSRGTWQRSAGISGGDEATRFSLAGSLDETNGIDRTGTSYEADQDHDAYRNKAFSLSLSHSFSDNLEAGVSVLDQRGRTEFDNPFGRFDMTTFESVEQDPYSDFTVSSVSSYFDAQLNDSWNSRLEVGHSENREESLDKLSDERGVFNTYRDSVNWLNTLSLSDSHSLMLGADWYQDQLNSNTAFAEQQRWNQAAFIQHRYDGEHFSTELGLRHDKNEQFGSENTWSGALTLPLDERNDLIASYSEGFRAPTFNDLYYPDYSNPNLQPEHSKSVELQWRSQLAATTRLEASVYRTDIEDAIANDQDFIPQNIAKARIHGFEAALQQELFGWQGQLGVAFVDPRDRDSGHTLNRRARRTLSLDLDRSFGDVAIGASWQAVSSSYDDPDNQYQLAGYGLLALRSSWQATPELKLEAKLDNLLDKDYSRSLYEHEGERYSYSQEGRSALIGFVWTPEL; from the coding sequence ATGAAGTTGTCCCGCCTTTCCATTGCCGTGGCCCTGCTGCCTTGCACCCCGGTCTACGCCGCATCCAGCCAGGATGATGCGCTGAAGCTGTCGGAAACCCTGATCAGCGCCAACCGCGACGTGCAGCAACGCAGCGCCAGCAGCGCCGCCAGCACGGTGTTCACCCGCGCCGATATCGAGCGCCTGCAACCATCCTCGGTGACCGAGCTGCTCCAACGCGTGCCCGGCGTCCAGGTCACCGACAACGGCAGCGGCAGCCTGGCCAGCCTGTATATCCGCGGCACCAAGTCGGCGCAGAGCCTGGTTCTGGTAGACGGCATGCGCATAGGCTCGGCCAGCTCCGGCGACAGCAATCTGCAGCACCTCAATATCGAGCAGATCGAGCGCATCGAAGTGCTGCGCGGGCCGCGTTCGGCCATGTACGGTGCCGATGCCATCGGCGGCGTGGTGCAGATCTTCACCCGCCGCAGCAGCGGTGAAGGGTTCAAGCCATTCGTGCGCGTGGGCTATGGCAGCCGGGGTACCTGGCAGCGCAGCGCCGGCATTTCCGGTGGCGATGAGGCCACGCGCTTCAGCCTGGCCGGCAGCCTCGACGAGACCAACGGCATCGACCGTACCGGCACCTCCTACGAAGCCGATCAGGATCACGACGCCTACCGCAACAAGGCCTTCAGCCTGAGCCTCAGCCACAGTTTCAGCGACAACCTGGAAGCGGGCGTCAGCGTCCTCGACCAGCGCGGCCGCACCGAGTTCGACAACCCCTTCGGCCGCTTCGACATGACCACCTTCGAATCGGTGGAACAGGACCCGTACAGCGACTTCACCGTCAGCAGCGTCTCCAGCTACTTTGACGCCCAGCTCAACGACAGCTGGAACAGCCGCCTGGAAGTCGGCCACAGCGAGAACCGCGAAGAGAGCCTGGATAAACTCAGCGACGAGCGCGGCGTGTTCAACACCTACCGCGACTCGGTCAACTGGCTGAACACCCTGAGCCTGAGCGACAGCCACAGCCTGATGCTCGGTGCCGACTGGTACCAAGACCAGCTCAACAGCAACACCGCCTTCGCCGAGCAACAGCGCTGGAACCAGGCCGCCTTCATCCAGCACCGCTACGACGGCGAGCACTTTTCCACCGAACTGGGCCTGCGCCACGACAAGAACGAGCAGTTCGGCAGCGAAAACACCTGGAGCGGCGCCCTGACCCTGCCGCTCGACGAGCGCAACGACCTGATCGCCTCCTACAGCGAAGGCTTCCGCGCACCGACCTTCAACGACCTGTACTACCCGGACTACAGCAACCCGAACCTCCAGCCGGAACACTCCAAGAGTGTCGAGCTGCAGTGGCGCAGCCAACTGGCCGCCACCACCCGCCTGGAGGCCTCGGTCTACCGCACCGACATCGAAGATGCGATCGCCAACGACCAGGACTTCATCCCGCAGAACATCGCCAAGGCGCGCATCCATGGTTTCGAGGCCGCGCTGCAGCAGGAACTGTTCGGCTGGCAGGGCCAGCTGGGCGTGGCCTTCGTCGATCCGCGCGACCGCGACAGCGGCCACACCCTCAACCGCCGCGCGCGGCGCACCCTGAGCCTGGATCTGGATCGCAGCTTCGGCGATGTCGCCATCGGCGCCAGCTGGCAGGCCGTGAGCAGCAGCTACGACGACCCGGACAACCAGTACCAGCTGGCCGGTTATGGCCTGCTGGCCCTGCGCAGCAGCTGGCAGGCCACCCCCGAGCTGAAGCTGGAAGCCAAGCTGGATAACCTGCTGGACAAGGATTACAGCCGCTCGCTGTACGAGCATGAGGGTGAGCGCTACAGCTACAGCCAGGAAGGCCGCAGCGCCCTGATCGGCTTCGTCTGGACGCCGGAGCTGTAA
- a CDS encoding cobalamin-binding protein codes for MRLLLGACLLACALPLAAVERVVSLAPSMTEIMLELDAADLLVGVLDAGERPPALVGLPSLGRYQQVELETLLSLKPDLILLWPDSVTPSQREQLRRTGIPLHIGEPHDLQELAEQFAAVGARIGRERQGRELAERFRAGLQRLRQTYRREPPLPVFYQVWHQPLYTVGGGQIISDALRLCGAENVFAELQLAAPQVSVEAVLQRDPAVILAGSVAELQSWQAWPQLRATRRQQLWAVPDKGLERPSFQMLAATEKLCELLAQAR; via the coding sequence ATGCGACTGCTGCTCGGCGCCTGCCTGCTCGCCTGTGCCTTGCCGCTGGCGGCGGTGGAGCGGGTGGTCAGCCTGGCGCCGTCGATGACCGAGATCATGCTCGAACTGGATGCGGCCGACTTGCTGGTCGGGGTGCTGGATGCCGGCGAGCGCCCGCCGGCCCTGGTTGGCCTGCCTTCACTGGGGCGCTACCAGCAAGTGGAGCTGGAAACCCTGCTCAGCCTCAAGCCCGATCTGATCCTGCTCTGGCCGGACAGCGTGACGCCCAGCCAGCGCGAACAACTGCGCCGCACCGGCATCCCCCTGCATATCGGCGAACCGCATGACTTGCAGGAGCTGGCCGAGCAGTTCGCCGCAGTCGGTGCACGCATCGGCCGCGAGCGCCAGGGTCGTGAGCTGGCCGAGCGTTTCCGCGCCGGCCTGCAGCGCCTGCGCCAGACCTATCGCCGCGAGCCGCCGTTGCCGGTGTTCTACCAGGTCTGGCACCAGCCGCTGTACACCGTCGGCGGTGGCCAGATCATCAGCGATGCCCTGCGCCTGTGCGGCGCCGAGAATGTCTTCGCCGAGCTGCAACTGGCGGCGCCGCAGGTCAGCGTCGAGGCGGTGCTGCAACGCGATCCGGCGGTGATTCTCGCCGGCAGCGTGGCCGAGCTGCAGAGCTGGCAGGCCTGGCCGCAACTCAGGGCAACCCGTCGCCAGCAGCTCTGGGCGGTGCCGGACAAAGGCTTGGAACGGCCCAGCTTTCAGATGCTGGCGGCCACCGAGAAGCTTTGCGAGTTGCTGGCCCAGGCACGGTAG
- a CDS encoding MFS transporter — translation MTRAEVRRRLASEWWRQLALTLAPLLLLGFFFGGQPPVLALLEMPLFIAAMISLFITLPLFSAYKRALIATQQALDSADEPAAWVELARRRRLAFLAAGLPAWIAAAAQFTGLHAVALFLLALSSVVLLCLYRIPRQLA, via the coding sequence GTGACGCGCGCCGAAGTGCGCCGCCGGCTGGCCAGCGAATGGTGGCGCCAGCTCGCCCTGACTCTGGCGCCGCTGCTGCTCCTCGGCTTCTTCTTCGGTGGCCAGCCGCCGGTGCTGGCGCTGCTGGAAATGCCGCTGTTCATTGCCGCGATGATTTCCCTGTTCATCACCTTGCCGCTGTTCTCCGCCTACAAGCGCGCGCTGATCGCCACCCAGCAGGCGCTGGATAGCGCCGATGAGCCGGCGGCCTGGGTCGAGCTGGCACGGCGCCGGCGCCTGGCCTTTCTCGCTGCCGGTCTTCCCGCCTGGATCGCCGCTGCGGCGCAGTTCACCGGCCTGCATGCGGTAGCGCTGTTCCTCCTCGCCCTGAGCAGCGTGGTGCTGCTCTGCCTGTACCGCATTCCTCGCCAGCTGGCCTGA
- the ribA gene encoding GTP cyclohydrolase II, translated as MSVVFVAASQLPTPFATFTMHGFLDEETGKEHVALTLGQVNDGAPVLGRLHSECLTGDALFSQRCDCGAQLEAALRAIAKEGRGVLLYLRQEGRGIGLLNKIRAYELQDAGADTVEANERLGFAADQRDYSICQPMLDHLGISAIKLMTNNPRKVKALEGFGVRVAERHPLEIGLNVHNRKYLTTKAGKLGHMLGLQHQEEAE; from the coding sequence GTGTCCGTTGTCTTCGTCGCCGCCTCCCAGCTGCCCACGCCTTTCGCGACTTTCACCATGCACGGTTTCCTCGATGAGGAGACCGGCAAGGAGCACGTCGCCCTGACCCTTGGCCAGGTGAACGATGGCGCTCCCGTGCTGGGTCGCCTGCACTCCGAGTGCCTGACCGGCGATGCTCTGTTCAGCCAGCGCTGCGACTGCGGCGCCCAGCTCGAAGCGGCCTTGCGCGCCATCGCCAAAGAGGGTCGCGGCGTGCTCCTGTACCTGCGCCAGGAGGGCCGTGGCATTGGCCTGCTGAACAAGATCCGCGCCTACGAGCTGCAGGATGCGGGCGCCGATACGGTCGAGGCCAACGAGCGGCTGGGCTTCGCCGCCGACCAGCGCGACTATTCGATCTGCCAACCGATGCTCGATCATCTGGGCATCAGCGCGATCAAGCTGATGACCAATAACCCGCGCAAGGTCAAAGCCCTGGAAGGCTTCGGCGTACGCGTGGCCGAGCGCCATCCGCTGGAAATCGGCCTCAACGTGCACAACCGCAAGTACCTGACGACCAAGGCCGGCAAGCTCGGCCATATGCTCGGCTTGCAGCACCAGGAAGAGGCCGAGTGA
- a CDS encoding TIGR02281 family clan AA aspartic protease yields the protein MRRLELLIASLLLVVSAVLHAETQVQVVGLFPNAAVLVVDGQRKLVKAGQTGPSGVKVLSADSKGAVLLVDGVQRNFNLTREYNQAGSAGPQTEQLSITRGIGNHFWVAGSLNSYPVQFLVDTGATSVAMNEGQARRLGIDYRVVGRPMVASTAGGNVRGWRIKLDRVKVGSIEVLGVEGVVLEGDAPTEVLLGMSFLSRVRWREENGVLLLESKI from the coding sequence ATGCGTCGCCTTGAGTTGCTGATTGCCAGTTTGTTGCTGGTGGTGAGCGCCGTGTTGCATGCCGAGACCCAGGTGCAGGTGGTTGGTCTGTTTCCCAATGCCGCCGTACTGGTCGTCGATGGCCAGCGCAAACTGGTCAAGGCCGGCCAGACCGGCCCCAGTGGGGTGAAAGTGCTGAGTGCCGACAGCAAGGGCGCGGTGTTGCTGGTGGATGGCGTGCAGCGCAACTTCAACCTGACGCGCGAGTACAATCAGGCCGGTAGTGCCGGTCCGCAGACTGAGCAGCTCAGCATCACCCGGGGGATTGGCAATCACTTCTGGGTGGCGGGCTCGCTCAACAGCTATCCGGTGCAGTTCCTCGTCGATACCGGCGCCACTTCGGTGGCGATGAACGAGGGGCAGGCCCGCCGCCTGGGCATCGACTATCGCGTGGTCGGGCGGCCGATGGTGGCCAGCACGGCGGGCGGCAATGTGCGCGGCTGGCGGATCAAGCTCGACCGGGTCAAGGTCGGCAGCATCGAAGTGCTGGGTGTCGAGGGCGTGGTGCTGGAAGGCGATGCGCCGACCGAAGTGCTGCTCGGCATGAGCTTCCTCAGTCGCGTGCGCTGGCGCGAAGAGAATGGCGTGCTGCTGCTGGAATCGAAGATTTAG
- a CDS encoding substrate-binding periplasmic protein: MRVCWLGLLLLSLGLSIAQAEEGVPVEIRLVSEHWAEHTNPDGSGLAWDILRQVFEPAGVKVSLQIVPYSRSIGLVQRGEADAWLGSYHDEVTEHILYPQWHYDTDLISALGLASQPLPALQTLGSYRLVWMRGYDYQDYLPGLGKFQEVERRSGILRMLDRGHADFYIDALTEVEDVMRTATQPERFRITELTSLPLYPGFADTARGKALAQIYDRRMAELVQSDALRPLFQRWQQPYPFDKDMEKTDASP, translated from the coding sequence ATGCGCGTTTGCTGGCTGGGCTTGCTGCTGTTGTCGCTGGGCCTGTCGATCGCGCAGGCCGAAGAGGGCGTACCGGTCGAGATCCGGCTGGTCAGCGAGCATTGGGCCGAGCACACCAATCCGGATGGCAGTGGCCTGGCCTGGGACATCCTGCGCCAGGTATTCGAGCCGGCCGGGGTCAAAGTGAGCTTGCAGATCGTGCCCTATTCCCGCTCCATCGGCCTGGTGCAGCGCGGCGAGGCGGATGCCTGGCTCGGTTCCTACCACGATGAAGTGACGGAACACATCCTCTATCCGCAGTGGCATTACGACACCGACCTCATTAGCGCCCTGGGCCTGGCCAGCCAGCCGCTGCCGGCCCTGCAGACGCTCGGCAGCTACCGTCTGGTCTGGATGCGCGGCTACGACTATCAGGATTATCTGCCGGGGCTCGGCAAGTTCCAGGAGGTCGAGCGGCGCAGCGGTATCCTGCGCATGCTCGACCGTGGCCATGCCGATTTCTACATCGATGCCCTGACCGAAGTCGAAGATGTCATGCGCACGGCGACGCAGCCGGAACGCTTCCGCATAACCGAGCTGACAAGCTTGCCGCTGTATCCCGGCTTTGCCGATACTGCGCGCGGTAAAGCGCTGGCGCAGATCTACGACCGGCGCATGGCCGAGCTGGTGCAGAGCGATGCTCTGCGTCCGCTGTTCCAGCGCTGGCAGCAGCCGTACCCCTTCGACAAGGACATGGAGAAAACCGATGCGTCGCCTTGA
- a CDS encoding phosphatidylglycerophosphatase A: MTDSVRVAPQVWRNPWHFLAFGFGSGLMPKAPGTWGSLVAIPFIPLWQMLPDWGYWLLLGITMLFGFWLCGRVATDMKVHDHEGIVWDEMVGMWITLWLVPEGWHWILLGFLVFRFFDILKPWPISWIDRHVHGGVGIMLDDVLAGVFAWLSMQLIVWGVAWL; encoded by the coding sequence GTGACTGATTCGGTTCGTGTGGCGCCGCAGGTGTGGCGCAATCCCTGGCATTTTCTGGCCTTCGGTTTCGGCTCCGGGCTGATGCCCAAGGCGCCGGGCACCTGGGGCTCGCTGGTGGCCATTCCGTTCATTCCGCTGTGGCAGATGCTGCCGGACTGGGGCTACTGGCTGCTGCTGGGCATCACCATGCTGTTCGGCTTCTGGCTGTGCGGTCGGGTCGCTACGGACATGAAGGTGCATGACCACGAGGGCATTGTCTGGGACGAGATGGTCGGCATGTGGATCACCCTGTGGCTGGTGCCTGAAGGTTGGCACTGGATCCTGCTAGGCTTCCTGGTATTCCGCTTCTTCGACATCCTCAAGCCGTGGCCGATCAGCTGGATTGATCGTCACGTGCATGGCGGAGTGGGCATCATGCTGGATGACGTGCTGGCCGGCGTATTCGCCTGGTTGAGCATGCAGCTGATCGTCTGGGGCGTCGCCTGGCTGTAA